One Streptomyces sp. L2 genomic window carries:
- the rpsR gene encoding 30S ribosomal protein S18, translating into MAKPPVRKPKKKVCAFCKDKVTYVDYKDTNMLRKFISDRGKIRARRVTGNCTQHQRDVATAVKNSREMALLPYTSTAR; encoded by the coding sequence ATGGCGAAGCCGCCTGTGCGCAAGCCGAAGAAGAAGGTCTGCGCATTCTGCAAGGACAAGGTCACGTACGTGGACTACAAGGACACGAACATGCTGCGGAAGTTCATTTCCGACCGCGGCAAGATCCGTGCCCGCCGCGTGACCGGCAACTGCACGCAGCACCAGCGTGACGTCGCCACGGCCGTCAAGAACAGCCGTGAGATGGCGCTGCTGCCCTACACGTCCACCGCGCGCTAA
- a CDS encoding MATE family efflux transporter: MTPAPAIPEATRRRHDREIVALAVPAFGALVAEPLFVMADSAIVGHLGTAQLAGLGIASALLTTAVSVFVFLAYATTAAVARRVGAGDLQAAIRQGMDGIWLALLLGVAVIAAVLPLAPAIVDLFGASATAAPYATTYLRISALGIPAMLIVLASTGVLRGLQNTRTPLYVAVAGFIANAVLNAGLVYGAGLGIAGSAWGTVIAQCGMAAVYLTVVVRGARRHGASLRPDAAGIRASAQAGVPLLVRTLSLRAILMIATAVAARLGDADVAAHQIILSLWSLLAFALDAIAIAGQAIIGRYLGADDPQGAREACRRMVQWGIATGVVLGLLVVAARPLFLPLFTSDSVVKDAALPALLMVALSQPVCGIVFVLDGVLMGAGDGPYLAGAMVVTLVVFAPVALLVPTLGGGLTALWAAMTLMMAVRMLTLWLRTRSGRWIVTGATR; this comes from the coding sequence ATGACACCGGCTCCCGCGATACCCGAGGCCACCCGACGGCGGCACGACCGCGAGATCGTCGCGCTGGCCGTTCCGGCCTTCGGCGCACTCGTCGCGGAGCCTCTCTTCGTGATGGCGGACAGCGCGATCGTCGGCCATCTGGGAACCGCGCAACTCGCCGGTCTCGGCATCGCCTCCGCGCTGCTCACCACCGCCGTGAGCGTGTTCGTCTTCCTCGCCTACGCCACCACGGCCGCCGTCGCCCGACGCGTCGGCGCGGGTGATCTCCAGGCGGCCATCCGCCAGGGCATGGACGGCATCTGGCTGGCGCTGCTCCTCGGTGTCGCCGTGATCGCCGCCGTACTTCCGCTGGCGCCCGCCATCGTCGACCTCTTCGGCGCCTCGGCCACGGCGGCCCCCTACGCCACGACCTACCTCCGTATCTCCGCTCTCGGCATCCCGGCGATGCTGATCGTCCTCGCCTCGACCGGCGTACTGCGCGGGCTGCAGAACACGCGGACTCCGCTCTACGTCGCCGTCGCGGGCTTCATCGCCAACGCCGTGCTCAACGCGGGGCTCGTCTACGGTGCGGGGCTGGGCATCGCTGGTTCCGCCTGGGGCACCGTCATCGCCCAGTGCGGCATGGCGGCGGTCTATCTGACCGTGGTCGTCCGGGGAGCCCGTCGGCACGGCGCGTCCCTGCGGCCGGACGCCGCCGGGATACGCGCCTCGGCGCAGGCCGGCGTGCCCTTGCTGGTCCGCACCCTGTCGCTGCGCGCGATCCTGATGATCGCCACGGCGGTGGCGGCCCGGCTCGGCGACGCCGACGTCGCCGCCCACCAGATCATCCTGTCGCTTTGGAGCCTGCTGGCCTTCGCGCTGGACGCCATCGCCATCGCAGGACAGGCCATCATCGGCCGCTACCTGGGAGCGGACGACCCCCAGGGTGCCCGCGAGGCGTGCCGCCGCATGGTCCAGTGGGGCATCGCGACCGGCGTCGTACTCGGCCTCCTCGTCGTGGCCGCCCGGCCGCTCTTCCTTCCGCTGTTCACCAGTGACTCGGTGGTCAAGGACGCGGCGCTGCCGGCCCTGCTCATGGTGGCGTTGTCGCAGCCCGTCTGCGGGATCGTCTTCGTCCTGGACGGCGTGCTGATGGGTGCCGGTGACGGCCCGTACCTGGCGGGCGCGATGGTCGTCACCCTGGTGGTCTTCGCGCCGGTGGCGCTGCTCGTCCCGACGCTGGGCGGGGGTCTCACGGCGCTGTGGGCGGCCATGACGCTGATGATGGCGGTACGCATGCTGACGTTGTGGCTGCGCACGAGGTCGGGGCGCTGGATCGTCACGGGTGCGACCCGCTGA
- a CDS encoding serine hydrolase domain-containing protein, which yields MTTSEEELLPSTRRALVHRIAVAQAEGRAPSLVAAVVRGGRTVWHGARSSVDGHGPDENVQYRIGSITKTFTAVLVLRLRDEGLLDLGDALEKHLPGTGAGEATIAELLAHTAGLAAESPGPWWERTPGSLRPELSDVLGEQPFLHPVGRTHHYSNPGYTLLGALVEELRGAPWEDVLRREVLDPLGLRRTSAQPLAPHAGGWAVHPWADALLPEPLEDLGRMTPAGQLWSTSGDLARFAAFLAEGDERVLSAESVREMRTPSAPAAAAEVADGVTYGLGMQIQHRDGRLLVGHSGSLPGFLANLVISVEDDVAAVVLTNCTSGPLVGAVGADLVRIVAEAEPRIPDPWRPLRDVEPEVLELAGPWYWGTNAFALRVTADRLLSLGPLSGPGRRARFRANPDGTLTGLEGYYAGEPLRPVRRSDGSLSHLDLGSFIFTREPYDTEAPVPGGVDPEGWRGIG from the coding sequence ATGACGACATCTGAGGAAGAGCTGCTCCCTTCGACCCGGCGGGCCCTGGTGCACCGGATCGCCGTGGCGCAGGCGGAGGGCAGGGCGCCGTCGCTGGTCGCGGCGGTGGTCCGGGGCGGCCGGACGGTGTGGCACGGGGCGCGTAGCTCAGTGGACGGGCACGGCCCGGACGAGAACGTGCAGTACCGGATCGGGTCGATCACCAAGACGTTCACCGCGGTGCTGGTGCTCCGCCTGCGCGACGAGGGGCTGCTCGATCTCGGTGACGCCCTGGAGAAGCACCTGCCGGGCACGGGCGCGGGCGAGGCGACGATCGCCGAACTGCTGGCGCACACCGCGGGACTGGCGGCCGAGTCGCCCGGGCCCTGGTGGGAGCGGACGCCCGGCTCGCTGCGGCCCGAGCTGAGCGATGTGCTGGGCGAGCAGCCCTTCCTGCACCCCGTCGGACGGACGCACCACTACTCCAACCCCGGCTACACCCTGCTCGGCGCGCTGGTGGAGGAACTGCGCGGTGCTCCCTGGGAGGACGTGCTGCGCCGGGAGGTGCTTGACCCGCTGGGCCTGCGCCGTACGAGCGCCCAGCCGCTGGCGCCGCACGCGGGCGGCTGGGCGGTGCACCCGTGGGCGGACGCGCTGCTGCCGGAGCCGCTGGAGGACCTGGGCCGGATGACGCCTGCCGGCCAGCTGTGGTCCACCAGCGGCGACCTCGCCCGCTTCGCCGCGTTCCTGGCCGAAGGAGACGAGCGGGTGCTGAGCGCGGAATCGGTGCGTGAGATGCGGACGCCTTCCGCGCCCGCGGCCGCCGCGGAGGTGGCGGATGGGGTCACCTATGGGCTCGGTATGCAGATCCAGCACCGCGACGGCAGGCTTCTCGTCGGGCACTCCGGTTCGTTGCCTGGTTTTCTGGCGAACCTCGTCATTAGCGTGGAGGACGACGTGGCCGCGGTGGTGCTGACCAACTGCACCAGCGGCCCGCTGGTCGGTGCGGTGGGTGCCGACCTCGTCCGCATCGTCGCCGAGGCGGAACCACGCATCCCGGATCCCTGGCGCCCGCTGCGTGACGTGGAACCGGAGGTCCTGGAACTGGCCGGGCCCTGGTACTGGGGGACGAACGCTTTCGCGCTGCGCGTGACGGCCGACAGGCTCCTCAGCCTGGGGCCGTTGTCCGGTCCCGGCAGGCGCGCCCGCTTCCGGGCGAACCCGGACGGCACCTTGACGGGTCTGGAGGGGTACTACGCCGGGGAGCCGTTGCGGCCGGTGCGGCGCTCTGACGGGTCCCTGAGCCATCTCGACCTGGGGTCGTTCATCTTCACCCGGGAGCCGTACGACACGGAGGCTCCCGTGCCGGGTGGAGTGGATCCCGAGGGGTGGCGGGGCATCGGTT
- the dnaB gene encoding replicative DNA helicase — protein sequence MSISEPLDDPWADSGPSDRLPASRRRGDGGRGRDEQHDRGRDNGSWDGGGSTAFERVPPQDLDAEQSVLGGMLLSKDAIADVVEVLKGHDFYKPAHETIYQAILDIYAKGEPADPITIAAELTKRGEINKVGGAAYLHSLVQTVPTAANAEYYAEIVHERAVLRRLVEAGTRITQMGYAADGDVDEIVNSAQAEIYAVTEQRTSEDYLPLGDIMEGALDEIEAIGSRSGEMTGVPTGFTDFDSLTNGLHPGQMIVIAARPAMGKSTLALDFARAASIKNNLPSVIFSLEMGRNEIAMRLLSAEARVALHHMRSGTMTDEDWTRLARRMPDVSAAPLYIDDSPNLSMMEIRAKCRRLKQRNDLKLVVIDYLQLMQSGGSKRAESRQQEVSDMSRNLKLLAKELEIPVIALSQLNRGPEQRTDKKPMVSDLRESGSIEQDADMVILLHREDAYEKESPRAGEADLIVAKHRNGPTATITVAFQGHYSRFVDMAQT from the coding sequence GTGAGCATTTCCGAGCCCTTGGACGATCCGTGGGCCGACAGCGGGCCCAGCGATCGTCTGCCGGCCTCCCGTCGGCGCGGTGACGGTGGCCGGGGTCGTGACGAACAGCACGACCGGGGCCGGGACAACGGCTCCTGGGACGGCGGCGGCAGTACAGCCTTCGAGCGGGTGCCCCCGCAGGACCTCGACGCCGAGCAGTCCGTTCTGGGCGGCATGCTGCTCTCCAAGGACGCCATCGCCGACGTCGTGGAAGTGCTCAAGGGCCACGACTTCTACAAGCCCGCCCACGAGACGATCTACCAGGCCATCCTCGACATCTACGCCAAGGGCGAGCCGGCCGACCCCATCACCATCGCCGCCGAACTCACCAAACGCGGTGAGATCAACAAGGTGGGCGGTGCCGCGTACCTGCACAGCCTGGTGCAGACCGTGCCGACGGCGGCGAACGCCGAGTACTACGCGGAGATCGTGCACGAGCGGGCCGTACTGCGCCGGCTGGTCGAGGCGGGCACCCGCATCACCCAGATGGGATACGCCGCCGACGGGGACGTCGACGAGATCGTCAACAGCGCCCAGGCGGAGATCTACGCGGTCACCGAACAGCGCACCAGCGAGGACTACCTGCCCCTCGGCGACATCATGGAGGGCGCCCTCGACGAGATCGAGGCGATCGGCTCGCGCAGTGGCGAGATGACCGGTGTGCCCACCGGGTTCACCGACTTCGACTCCCTGACGAACGGGCTGCACCCGGGCCAGATGATCGTCATCGCGGCCCGTCCCGCCATGGGCAAGTCCACGCTCGCGCTGGACTTCGCACGGGCCGCCTCCATCAAGAACAACCTGCCGAGCGTCATCTTCTCCCTGGAAATGGGCCGCAACGAGATCGCGATGCGTCTGCTGTCCGCCGAGGCCCGGGTGGCCCTGCACCACATGCGGTCCGGCACGATGACCGACGAGGACTGGACCCGGCTCGCGCGCCGCATGCCGGACGTCTCGGCCGCCCCGCTCTACATCGACGACTCCCCAAACCTGTCGATGATGGAGATCCGCGCCAAGTGCCGGCGCCTGAAGCAGCGCAACGACCTCAAGCTGGTGGTCATCGACTACCTGCAGCTGATGCAGTCCGGTGGCTCCAAGCGTGCCGAGAGCCGTCAGCAGGAGGTCTCGGACATGTCCCGTAACCTCAAACTGCTCGCCAAGGAGCTGGAGATCCCGGTCATCGCGCTGTCCCAGCTCAACCGTGGCCCCGAGCAGCGCACCGACAAGAAGCCGATGGTCTCCGACCTGCGTGAGTCCGGCTCCATCGAGCAGGACGCCGACATGGTCATCCTGCTGCACCGTGAGGACGCGTACGAGAAGGAGTCCCCGCGCGCGGGCGAGGCCGACCTGATCGTCGCCAAGCACCGAAACGGCCCCACGGCCACGATCACCGTGGCGTTCCAGGGCCACTACTCGCGTTTCGTCGACATGGCCCAGACCTGA
- the rpsF gene encoding 30S ribosomal protein S6, whose product MRHYEVMVILDPDLEERSVSPLIENFLSVVRDGGGKVEKVDTWGRRRLAYEIKKKPEGIYSVIDLQAEPAVVKELDRQMNLNESVLRTKVLRPETH is encoded by the coding sequence ATGCGTCACTACGAGGTGATGGTCATCCTCGACCCCGATCTCGAGGAGCGCTCTGTCTCCCCGCTGATCGAGAACTTCCTGTCCGTCGTCCGTGATGGCGGCGGCAAGGTGGAGAAGGTCGACACCTGGGGCCGTCGTCGTCTCGCGTACGAGATCAAGAAGAAGCCCGAGGGCATCTACTCGGTCATCGACCTGCAGGCCGAGCCTGCGGTCGTGAAGGAGCTCGACCGCCAGATGAACCTGAACGAGTCGGTCCTCCGGACCAAGGTCCTCCGTCCCGAGACCCACTGA
- a CDS encoding single-stranded DNA-binding protein yields MAGETVITVIGNLVDDPELRFTPSGAAVAKFRVASTPRTFDRQTNEWKDGESLFLTCSVWRQAAENVAESLQRGMRVIVQGRLKQRSYEDREGVKRTVYELDVDEVGASLRSATAKVTKTAGGARGGQGGYGGGGGGGGQGGGGWGGGPGGGQQGGGAPADDPWATGAPAGGNQGGGGWGGGSGSGGGGGYSDEPPF; encoded by the coding sequence ATGGCAGGCGAGACCGTCATCACGGTCATCGGCAATCTTGTCGACGACCCCGAGCTGCGCTTCACCCCGTCCGGTGCGGCGGTCGCGAAGTTCCGCGTCGCGTCCACTCCCCGCACCTTCGACCGCCAGACGAACGAGTGGAAGGACGGCGAAAGCCTGTTCCTGACCTGCTCGGTCTGGCGTCAGGCGGCGGAGAACGTCGCCGAGTCGCTCCAGCGAGGCATGCGCGTCATCGTGCAGGGCCGGCTGAAGCAGCGGTCCTACGAGGACCGTGAGGGCGTCAAGCGCACGGTCTACGAACTGGACGTCGACGAGGTCGGCGCGAGCCTGCGCAGTGCCACCGCCAAGGTCACCAAGACCGCCGGCGGCGCGCGCGGGGGCCAGGGTGGTTACGGCGGCGGCGGCGGTGGCGGCGGCCAGGGTGGCGGCGGCTGGGGCGGTGGCCCCGGTGGCGGCCAGCAGGGCGGCGGCGCTCCGGCCGACGACCCGTGGGCGACCGGCGCTCCCGCCGGTGGCAACCAGGGTGGCGGCGGCTGGGGCGGCGGTTCCGGCTCCGGCGGCGGTGGCGGCTACTCGGACGAGCCCCCCTTCTAG
- the rplI gene encoding 50S ribosomal protein L9 has protein sequence MKIILTHEVSGLGAAGDVVDVKDGYARNYLIPRKFAIRWTKGGEKDVEQIRRARKIHEIQTIEQANQVKAQLEGVKVRLAVRSGDAGRLFGSVTPADIASAIKASGGPEVDKRRIELGSPIKTLGAHETSVRLHPEVAAKVNIEVVSA, from the coding sequence ATGAAGATCATCCTCACCCACGAGGTGTCCGGCCTCGGTGCCGCGGGCGACGTCGTCGACGTCAAGGACGGTTACGCTCGCAACTACCTCATCCCGCGGAAGTTCGCTATCCGCTGGACCAAGGGTGGCGAGAAGGACGTCGAGCAGATCCGCCGCGCTCGCAAGATCCACGAGATCCAGACCATCGAGCAGGCCAACCAGGTCAAGGCCCAGCTGGAAGGCGTGAAGGTCCGTCTGGCCGTCCGCTCCGGCGACGCCGGCCGTCTCTTCGGTTCCGTCACCCCGGCCGACATCGCTTCCGCGATCAAGGCTTCCGGTGGTCCCGAGGTCGACAAGCGCCGCATCGAGCTGGGTTCCCCGATCAAGACCCTGGGCGCCCACGAGACGTCCGTGCGTCTGCACCCCGAGGTTGCCGCGAAGGTCAACATCGAGGTCGTCTCGGCCTGA